One region of Fusobacterium periodonticum 1_1_41FAA genomic DNA includes:
- a CDS encoding ATP-binding cassette domain-containing protein: MIEVENLSFSYQNNKVLKNISFSIEKGEYLCIIGKNGSGKSTLAKLLAALIFQQEGTIKISGYDTKNQKDLLNIRKIVGIIFQNPEEQIISTTVFDEVIFALENLAISREDIKEIAEKALKNLNLLEYKDRLTYQLSGGEKQRLAIASILAMGTEILIFDEATSMLDPVGKKEVLRIMKELNSQGKTIIHITHDRDDILEASKVMLLSEGEIKYLGSPYKVFDDDIAFLLKIKNILEKHNIKVENKNINMEDLVKIVYENIY, translated from the coding sequence ATGATAGAAGTAGAAAATCTTAGTTTCTCTTATCAAAATAATAAGGTCTTAAAAAATATTTCTTTTTCTATAGAAAAAGGAGAATATCTTTGTATTATTGGAAAAAATGGCTCAGGAAAATCTACACTTGCCAAGTTACTTGCTGCCCTTATTTTTCAACAAGAAGGAACTATAAAAATCTCTGGCTATGACACTAAAAATCAAAAAGATTTACTGAATATTAGAAAAATAGTTGGGATAATTTTTCAAAATCCTGAAGAACAAATTATCTCAACTACTGTTTTCGATGAAGTTATCTTTGCCTTAGAAAATCTTGCTATTTCTAGAGAAGATATAAAAGAAATAGCTGAAAAAGCTTTAAAAAATCTTAATCTACTAGAATACAAAGATAGGCTTACTTATCAGTTATCAGGTGGTGAAAAGCAAAGACTTGCTATTGCAAGTATCTTAGCTATGGGAACTGAAATTCTAATTTTTGATGAGGCAACTTCTATGCTTGATCCTGTTGGAAAAAAAGAAGTTTTAAGAATTATGAAAGAATTAAATTCTCAGGGAAAAACTATTATTCATATCACCCATGATAGAGATGACATATTAGAAGCCTCTAAAGTGATGCTTTTATCAGAAGGTGAAATAAAGTATTTAGGAAGTCCTTATAAAGTTTTTGATGATGACATAGCTTTTCTTCTAAAAATAAAAAATATTTTGGAAAAACATAATATAAAAGTAGAAAATAAAAATATCAATATGGAAGATTTGGTGAAAATAGTCTATGAAAATATCTATTAA
- a CDS encoding DUF4401 domain-containing protein, whose amino-acid sequence MFEKIKKFFLYFSVIFLIAGVTSFTAYNWATMSSIEKLAVPSALIIAGLGVYLFLKNDIYKNLALFFSSFTIGTLFAVYGQVYQTGADTWILFRNWAIFLIIPIIATGYYSIVTLFTIVVAVGTSFYLELYLSGSIIPFLSSLIFGIVLLVYPFIQKRFNFKFNNIFYNIMTGIFYISFIASGFAAINDHHNGLTAIVLYLLFVAAVYFVGYKQLKKITIKILSITSLGVFGVAIIIKMVSSIIYTDTTVYIFFSLMVIIGTIVAVVKSSNEIESENIKKFTNVVVGFLKVLAFFLLMIFVFSLLGLMGLGEEAFIVVAILLIIFSYFAAKMLGLKNDKIEIVAFIAGLICLGIYLSVSLEMSSLSVISIITIIFNLFWFFMPTRALDLLLFPVNYCLLGFFLMKKAPSINYHYSIITIALIVEAYFYFLYDKKELLNEKLKRVLIGNEATLILLPLGWLSTRIGIFVDDYELMFKYVKYYRIVNIALTVLIGAFVIFKTIKNQKLQIVLCILWLGLNYFAYSEILSLIFVMLIMLIYASKNSKWGILVPTLAACYVIYTYYFITYRSLLDKSIALSITGGLLLIAYLVLKYGFKGVENNE is encoded by the coding sequence ATGTTTGAGAAAATAAAGAAGTTTTTTCTGTATTTCTCTGTGATATTTTTAATAGCTGGAGTTACATCATTCACAGCATATAACTGGGCAACTATGTCTAGTATTGAAAAGTTGGCAGTTCCTTCTGCACTGATTATAGCAGGATTAGGAGTTTATCTATTTTTGAAAAATGATATTTATAAAAATTTAGCATTGTTCTTTTCTTCGTTTACGATAGGAACCTTGTTTGCAGTCTATGGACAGGTCTATCAAACAGGAGCAGATACATGGATATTATTTAGAAATTGGGCTATATTTTTAATTATTCCAATCATAGCAACAGGATATTATTCTATAGTAACACTTTTTACTATAGTTGTAGCAGTGGGAACAAGTTTCTATTTAGAATTATATCTATCAGGATCTATTATTCCATTTTTATCTTCTTTAATTTTTGGAATAGTATTATTGGTATATCCGTTCATACAAAAAAGATTTAATTTTAAATTTAACAATATTTTCTACAATATAATGACAGGAATATTTTATATTTCTTTTATAGCAAGTGGTTTTGCAGCAATAAACGATCATCATAATGGTCTTACAGCAATAGTACTATATTTACTATTTGTTGCTGCTGTGTATTTTGTTGGTTATAAGCAATTAAAAAAAATAACTATAAAGATACTTTCTATAACATCACTTGGAGTTTTTGGAGTAGCTATTATTATCAAAATGGTATCTAGTATAATTTATACAGATACGACTGTGTATATTTTCTTTTCTCTAATGGTTATTATAGGAACTATAGTAGCAGTAGTTAAATCTTCTAATGAAATAGAAAGTGAAAATATCAAAAAATTTACAAATGTGGTTGTAGGTTTCTTAAAAGTTTTGGCATTTTTCTTACTTATGATTTTCGTATTTTCCCTTTTGGGTCTTATGGGCTTAGGAGAAGAAGCATTTATTGTAGTTGCTATTCTTTTAATTATTTTTTCATATTTTGCTGCAAAAATGCTTGGCTTAAAGAATGATAAAATAGAAATAGTAGCTTTTATTGCAGGACTTATATGTCTTGGCATATATTTAAGTGTTTCATTAGAAATGAGTTCTCTATCTGTAATATCTATTATTACAATTATTTTTAATCTGTTCTGGTTTTTTATGCCAACAAGAGCATTGGACTTACTTTTATTCCCTGTAAATTATTGCTTACTAGGATTTTTCCTTATGAAAAAAGCTCCTTCTATCAATTATCACTATAGCATTATCACTATAGCACTTATTGTAGAAGCTTACTTCTATTTTCTGTATGATAAAAAAGAACTTTTAAATGAAAAATTAAAAAGAGTTTTAATAGGAAATGAAGCTACCTTAATTTTATTACCTCTTGGCTGGCTATCTACAAGAATAGGAATTTTTGTAGATGATTATGAACTTATGTTTAAGTATGTTAAATATTATAGAATAGTTAATATTGCACTTACTGTATTAATTGGAGCATTTGTAATATTTAAGACAATTAAAAATCAAAAATTACAAATAGTTTTGTGTATTCTTTGGTTAGGCTTAAATTATTTTGCATATTCAGAAATTCTAAGTTTAATTTTTGTTATGTTAATTATGTTAATTTATGCTTCTAAAAATAGTAAATGGGGAATATTAGTTCCTACTTTAGCAGCATGCTATGTGATATATACTTATTATTTCATAACATATAGGTCTTTACTTGATAAATCAATAGCACTTAGTATCACAGGAGGACTGTTACTGATAGCTTATTTAGTGTTAAAGTATGGATTTAAAGGAGTTGAGAATAATGAGTAA
- a CDS encoding energy-coupling factor transporter transmembrane component T family protein, with the protein MNIILGEYINRDSVLHHLDPRTKLIGSFSLILSFLFANNLSIYLIYSVLALILIFLSKIPLTAFLKSLKYLSYILIFSAFFHIFSKQEGELLFKVWKYSVYDSGVFSAVKMMGRIILVLIFSSLLTLTTKPLDIALALETLLSPLKKIGLPIQDFSIMLSITLRFIPTILQEFNTIKMAQQARGGNFETRNPFKKLSQYSLILLPLLMSVIKKVDNLTLAMEARAFHCGLERTNFHRLKFQKIDYLAFIILFSIIIFLFFYQ; encoded by the coding sequence ATGAATATAATATTAGGAGAGTATATAAATAGAGACAGTGTGTTACATCACTTAGATCCAAGAACTAAATTAATTGGTTCTTTTTCTCTTATACTCTCTTTTTTATTTGCTAACAATCTATCTATTTATCTTATTTATAGTGTTTTAGCTCTTATTCTTATCTTTCTTTCAAAAATTCCTTTAACAGCATTTTTAAAGAGTTTAAAATATCTGAGTTATATTTTAATTTTTTCTGCTTTTTTTCATATTTTTTCTAAACAAGAAGGTGAACTATTATTTAAAGTGTGGAAATATTCTGTCTATGATAGTGGTGTTTTTTCTGCTGTAAAAATGATGGGAAGAATTATTTTAGTTTTAATTTTTTCATCTCTATTGACTTTAACAACTAAGCCTTTGGATATTGCCTTAGCCTTAGAAACTCTATTGAGTCCTCTAAAAAAAATAGGACTACCTATTCAAGATTTCTCTATTATGCTTAGTATCACTTTAAGATTTATTCCCACTATTTTACAGGAGTTCAATACTATTAAAATGGCACAACAAGCAAGAGGAGGTAATTTTGAAACTAGGAATCCCTTTAAAAAATTGTCTCAATATAGCTTGATTTTACTTCCACTTTTGATGTCTGTTATAAAAAAAGTGGATAATTTAACTTTGGCTATGGAAGCTAGAGCCTTTCATTGTGGTTTAGAAAGAACTAACTTCCATAGATTAAAATTTCAAAAAATAGATTATTTAGCTTTTATTATTCTATTTTCTATAATAATATTCTTATTTTTTTACCAATAG
- the prmA gene encoding 50S ribosomal protein L11 methyltransferase → MKVLEAKVIYESDNIEKYKKIISDIFYNFGVTGLKIEEPLLNKDPLNFYKDEKQFLLSENSVSAYFPLNIYSEKRKKVLEETFKEKFSEDEEIVYNLDFYEYDEEDYQNSWKKYLFVEKVSEKFVVKPTWREYEKQDDELVIELDPGRAFGTGSHPTTSLLLKLMEEQDFTNKTIIDIGTGSGILMIAGKLLGAGEVYGTDIDEFSMEVAKENLLLNNISLDEVKLLKGNLLEVIENKKFDIVVCNILADVLIKLLDEIKYILKEDSIVLFSGIIEDKLAEVISKAESVGLEVAEIKEDKEWRSCRLLVKK, encoded by the coding sequence ATGAAGGTTTTAGAAGCTAAAGTTATATATGAAAGTGACAATATAGAAAAATACAAGAAAATAATTTCAGATATTTTTTATAATTTTGGAGTTACAGGTCTAAAGATAGAGGAACCTCTTTTAAATAAAGACCCTTTAAATTTCTATAAGGATGAAAAACAATTTTTGTTATCTGAAAATTCTGTATCGGCATATTTTCCTTTGAATATCTATTCAGAAAAAAGAAAAAAAGTTCTAGAAGAAACTTTTAAAGAAAAATTTTCAGAAGATGAAGAAATAGTCTATAACTTAGATTTTTATGAATATGATGAAGAGGATTATCAAAATAGTTGGAAGAAATATTTATTTGTTGAAAAAGTCAGTGAAAAATTTGTAGTAAAACCAACTTGGAGAGAGTATGAAAAACAAGATGATGAATTGGTTATAGAGCTTGATCCAGGAAGGGCTTTTGGAACAGGTTCACACCCTACGACTTCACTTCTATTGAAATTAATGGAAGAACAAGATTTTACTAATAAAACAATAATAGATATAGGGACAGGTTCAGGTATACTTATGATAGCAGGAAAACTATTAGGAGCAGGAGAAGTATATGGAACAGATATAGATGAATTTTCTATGGAAGTTGCTAAGGAAAATCTACTTTTAAATAATATTTCTTTAGATGAAGTAAAACTTTTAAAAGGAAACTTACTTGAAGTTATAGAAAATAAGAAGTTTGATATAGTAGTGTGTAATATTTTAGCTGATGTCTTAATTAAATTACTAGATGAAATAAAATATATCTTGAAAGAAGACTCGATAGTTCTTTTCTCAGGAATAATAGAGGACAAGTTAGCAGAAGTTATCTCTAAGGCAGAGTCAGTAGGGCTTGAAGTTGCAGAGATAAAAGAAGATAAAGAATGGAGAAGTTGTCGTCTATTGGTAAAAAAATAA
- a CDS encoding ATP-binding cassette domain-containing protein: MKISIKNLSYSYSVFNDEKNAIKDINLEINSNKRIAIVGHTGSGKSTLLKLIKGLLKHQTGEIHIDGKLEDIGYIFQYPEHQIFEATIFKDIAFGLKKLKLSEKDLTERVEKALQLVGLGKDYLHRSTLNLSGGEKRKVALAGVFIMENQLLLLDEATVGLDPESKNELFKILLNWQKENNSGFIFSSHDMNDVLNYAEEVIVMSEGKVLYHTKPSELFEKYSDSLESLGLVLPKSIDFLNRLNKNLKNPLTFENEISEEDILKAIEERLAK, translated from the coding sequence ATGAAAATATCTATTAAAAATCTTAGCTATAGTTATTCTGTTTTCAATGATGAAAAAAATGCTATAAAAGATATTAACTTAGAAATAAATTCAAATAAAAGAATAGCTATTGTTGGACATACAGGTTCAGGAAAGTCTACTCTTTTAAAATTAATTAAAGGACTTTTAAAACATCAGACAGGTGAAATACATATAGATGGAAAACTTGAAGATATTGGCTATATTTTTCAATATCCTGAACATCAAATTTTTGAAGCTACAATTTTTAAAGATATTGCCTTTGGTTTAAAAAAATTAAAACTAAGTGAAAAAGATCTTACTGAAAGAGTTGAAAAGGCTTTACAACTTGTAGGTTTAGGTAAAGACTATCTTCATCGTTCAACTTTAAATTTAAGTGGTGGTGAAAAAAGAAAGGTGGCTTTGGCTGGAGTTTTCATTATGGAAAATCAACTATTACTTTTAGATGAAGCTACAGTAGGTTTAGATCCTGAGTCAAAGAATGAACTTTTTAAAATTCTTTTAAATTGGCAAAAAGAAAATAATAGTGGTTTTATTTTTTCTAGTCATGATATGAATGATGTTTTGAATTATGCTGAGGAAGTTATTGTTATGAGCGAGGGAAAAGTTCTATATCATACAAAACCTTCTGAGCTATTTGAGAAATATAGTGATTCTTTAGAAAGTTTAGGATTAGTTCTTCCAAAATCCATAGATTTTTTAAATAGATTAAATAAAAACTTAAAAAATCCTCTAACATTTGAAAACGAAATAAGTGAAGAAGATATTTTAAAAGCTATTGAAGAAAGATTAGCAAAATAA
- a CDS encoding TIGR00282 family metallophosphoesterase: MKVLIVGDVVGRPGRNTLQAFLEKYKEDYDFVIVNGENSAAGFGITVKIADEFLSWGTDVISGGNHSWDKKEIYEYLDNSYRMVRPANYPSEVPGRGYTILEDKNGNKIALISLQGRVFMSAVDCPFRTAKKLIEEILKTTKNIIIDIHAEATSEKIALGKYLDGEVSLVYGTHTHVQTADERILANGSGYISDIGMTGSQNGVIGTNAETIIKKFLTSLPQKFEVAEGEEQLSGIEVEIDEKTGKCKKIKRINWSENEGFRS; the protein is encoded by the coding sequence ATGAAAGTATTGATAGTAGGAGATGTAGTAGGAAGACCTGGAAGAAACACTTTACAGGCATTTTTAGAGAAATATAAAGAAGATTATGACTTTGTGATAGTAAATGGAGAAAATTCAGCAGCAGGTTTTGGTATAACAGTAAAGATTGCAGATGAATTCTTATCTTGGGGAACAGATGTAATAAGTGGTGGAAATCACAGTTGGGATAAAAAAGAAATCTATGAGTACTTAGATAATTCATATAGAATGGTAAGACCAGCTAACTATCCATCAGAAGTTCCAGGAAGAGGTTATACTATCTTAGAGGATAAAAATGGAAATAAGATAGCTTTAATTTCCTTACAAGGAAGAGTGTTCATGTCAGCTGTTGATTGTCCTTTTAGAACAGCAAAGAAACTAATTGAAGAAATTTTAAAGACAACAAAGAATATAATAATAGATATTCATGCAGAAGCAACTTCTGAAAAAATAGCTTTAGGAAAATATTTAGATGGAGAGGTATCATTGGTTTATGGTACTCATACCCATGTACAAACAGCTGATGAAAGAATACTTGCTAATGGAAGTGGATATATCTCAGATATAGGAATGACAGGCTCTCAAAATGGAGTTATAGGAACAAATGCTGAAACTATAATAAAGAAATTTTTAACTTCTTTACCTCAAAAGTTTGAAGTTGCTGAAGGAGAGGAACAACTTTCAGGAATAGAAGTTGAAATTGATGAAAAGACAGGAAAATGTAAAAAAATAAAGAGAATAAATTGGAGTGAAAATGAAGGTTTTAGAAGCTAA
- a CDS encoding tetratricopeptide repeat protein — translation MKDDLIKLLNELEKERDYHKIITTIEALSDEDKNSKIKLSLAKAYSHIDEFDKTIEILESIKDSESNTSIWNYCMGHSYYYLDNPSEAERYLLKALEINPEDKPSNFLLALLYHELGDIEEPEEAIHYLNKSLDYFNTYSKLNAEEDITEDLISIEQKLAWNYDKLRKHKEAEIHLRKAISLGDNEEWVYSQLAYNLRSQERYEEALENYQKVIELGRKDTWLYSEIAWTYFLIKKPQLALDYMKKAKELSPVEVDLALITRTASILLALAEHKKAIKMIEEVISKEEYKNDINLLSNLAYIYIDMKDYNSALTYLQRLKELGRNDEWLNKNLILVYSKLEK, via the coding sequence ATGAAAGATGATTTAATAAAACTTCTAAATGAATTAGAAAAAGAAAGAGACTATCATAAAATAATAACTACGATTGAAGCTCTTTCTGATGAAGATAAAAACTCAAAAATTAAACTAAGTCTTGCTAAGGCATATAGTCATATAGATGAATTTGATAAAACAATAGAGATTTTAGAAAGTATTAAAGACAGTGAAAGCAATACTTCTATATGGAACTATTGTATGGGACATTCATATTACTATTTAGATAATCCTTCTGAGGCTGAGAGATACCTTTTAAAAGCATTGGAGATTAATCCTGAGGATAAGCCTAGCAATTTTCTTTTAGCTCTGTTATATCATGAATTAGGAGATATAGAAGAACCTGAAGAAGCTATTCACTACCTTAATAAAAGTCTAGACTATTTTAATACTTACTCAAAATTAAATGCTGAAGAAGATATAACTGAAGATTTAATTTCTATAGAACAAAAGCTAGCTTGGAACTATGACAAACTTAGAAAACATAAGGAAGCTGAAATACATCTTCGTAAGGCAATCTCACTGGGAGATAATGAAGAATGGGTTTATTCTCAACTGGCATATAATTTAAGATCTCAAGAAAGATATGAAGAAGCCTTAGAAAATTATCAAAAGGTTATTGAACTTGGAAGAAAGGATACTTGGCTATATTCTGAAATAGCTTGGACATACTTTTTAATTAAAAAGCCTCAACTAGCTTTAGATTATATGAAAAAGGCAAAAGAACTATCTCCTGTGGAAGTTGACTTAGCTCTTATCACAAGAACAGCTTCTATACTTCTTGCTTTAGCTGAACACAAAAAAGCTATTAAAATGATAGAAGAAGTTATTTCTAAGGAAGAGTATAAGAATGATATAAATTTATTATCAAATTTAGCTTATATTTATATTGACATGAAAGATTATA
- a CDS encoding biotin transporter BioY, whose amino-acid sequence MKIKNMLYAAMFAAIVAVLGLMPPIPLPFIPVPITLQTMGVMLAGSFLGKRLGFISMLLVVVIVLLGLPILSGGRGGLAVLTGPTGGFFIVWPFAAFLVGFLTEKFWKNINIGKYIVANIIGGIVLVYLVGAIYLSYITKMPIDKAFLATMAFIPGDVLKAVVVSVLCYKLKEISPINEVVR is encoded by the coding sequence ATGAAAATTAAAAATATGCTTTATGCAGCTATGTTTGCAGCTATTGTTGCTGTTTTAGGCTTGATGCCCCCAATACCTTTACCTTTTATTCCCGTTCCTATAACTTTACAAACTATGGGAGTAATGCTTGCAGGAAGTTTTTTAGGTAAAAGATTAGGTTTTATTAGTATGTTATTAGTAGTTGTTATTGTTCTTTTAGGTCTACCTATTCTGTCTGGTGGTAGAGGTGGACTTGCAGTTCTTACTGGTCCTACAGGTGGATTTTTTATAGTGTGGCCTTTTGCAGCCTTCTTAGTAGGATTTTTAACAGAAAAATTTTGGAAAAATATCAACATAGGAAAATATATTGTAGCTAATATAATCGGTGGAATAGTTTTAGTATATCTTGTTGGTGCAATCTATCTATCATATATAACAAAAATGCCAATAGATAAAGCTTTCTTAGCAACTATGGCTTTTATCCCAGGTGATGTATTAAAGGCTGTTGTTGTTTCTGTGCTTTGCTATAAATTGAAAGAAATCAGTCCTATTAATGAAGTTGTAAGATAG
- a CDS encoding AAA family ATPase, translated as MKKGIGLGIDDFRKIIKEDCYYFDKTNWIEELLKDRTQIKLFTRPRRFGKTLNMSTLKYFFDVKNAEENRKLFKDLYIEKSEYFKEQGQYPVIFISLKDLKKNTWEECFFEIKELLRNLYNDFYHIRESLNESDLREFDKIWLKEKEANYDSSLLNLTKYLYDYYKKEVILLIDEYDSPLIVANQRNYYKDSINFFRNFFSIALKTNPYLKIAVLTGIVQVAKEGIFSGLNNVITYNILENRFETFFGLNEEEVEVALKYFELEYEIEEVKKWYDGYKFGEKEIYNPWSILNYLRTKELRAYWVNTSDNALIYENLSVANMDVFNSLEKLFEGKEIKKEISPFFTFEELERYNGIWQLMVYNGYLKLNQKLEDDEYLLTIPNYEIQTFFKKGFIDKYLIGSNYFNPIMRTLLEGNIEEFGRMLEEIFLINTSFHDLKEESVYHTFLLGMLIWLRDKYEVKSNGERGQGRYDILLLPLDKKKPAFVFEFKVSKTIKGLESKAEEALNQIKEKQYDVGIKESGIDKIYRIGLAFKGKKVKIKYELND; from the coding sequence ATGAAAAAAGGAATAGGTTTAGGAATAGATGATTTTAGAAAGATAATAAAAGAAGATTGTTACTATTTTGATAAGACAAACTGGATAGAAGAGCTATTAAAAGATAGAACTCAGATAAAATTGTTTACTAGACCAAGAAGATTTGGGAAAACTCTAAATATGAGTACACTAAAGTATTTTTTTGATGTAAAAAATGCTGAGGAAAATAGAAAGCTATTTAAAGATTTATATATAGAAAAATCAGAATATTTTAAAGAACAGGGACAATATCCTGTAATATTTATCTCATTAAAAGATTTAAAGAAAAATACTTGGGAAGAATGTTTCTTTGAAATAAAGGAATTACTTAGAAATTTATATAATGATTTTTATCATATAAGAGAAAGTTTGAATGAAAGTGACTTAAGAGAATTTGATAAAATTTGGTTGAAAGAAAAAGAGGCAAATTATGATAGTTCTCTTTTAAATCTTACAAAATACCTATATGACTATTATAAAAAGGAAGTTATATTATTAATAGATGAATATGACAGTCCTTTAATAGTTGCCAATCAAAGAAATTACTATAAAGATTCAATAAATTTCTTTAGAAATTTTTTCAGCATAGCATTGAAAACAAATCCATACTTAAAAATAGCTGTACTAACAGGTATAGTTCAAGTGGCAAAAGAAGGAATATTCTCAGGATTAAATAATGTAATAACTTATAATATTTTAGAAAATAGATTTGAGACATTTTTTGGATTAAATGAAGAAGAAGTAGAAGTAGCCTTAAAATATTTTGAATTGGAATATGAAATAGAAGAAGTAAAAAAATGGTATGATGGCTATAAGTTTGGAGAAAAAGAGATATATAATCCTTGGTCTATCTTAAATTATCTTAGAACAAAAGAATTGAGAGCCTATTGGGTAAATACATCAGACAATGCTCTAATCTATGAGAATTTAAGTGTTGCTAATATGGATGTATTTAACTCCTTAGAAAAACTATTTGAAGGTAAAGAAATAAAAAAAGAAATAAGTCCATTTTTTACTTTCGAAGAATTGGAAAGATATAATGGAATATGGCAGTTAATGGTCTATAATGGTTATTTAAAATTAAATCAAAAATTGGAAGATGATGAGTATTTATTGACTATACCAAACTATGAGATACAAACATTTTTCAAAAAAGGTTTTATAGATAAATATCTGATTGGCTCAAATTATTTCAATCCAATAATGAGAACTTTATTAGAAGGTAATATAGAAGAATTTGGAAGAATGTTAGAAGAAATATTTTTAATAAACACAAGTTTCCATGATTTAAAAGAAGAAAGTGTATATCATACTTTTTTATTGGGAATGTTAATTTGGTTAAGAGATAAATATGAAGTTAAATCAAATGGAGAAAGAGGACAAGGCAGATATGATATCTTACTTTTACCACTTGATAAGAAAAAGCCAGCTTTTGTATTTGAATTTAAAGTATCAAAAACAATAAAAGGATTAGAAAGTAAAGCCGAAGAAGCCTTAAATCAAATAAAAGAAAAACAATATGATGTAGGTATCAAGGAGTCAGGAATAGATAAAATCTATAGAATAGGACTAGCATTTAAAGGAAAAAAAGTAAAAATTAAATATGAACTAAATGATTAA